From a single Candidatus Defluviilinea gracilis genomic region:
- a CDS encoding P1 family peptidase has protein sequence MKKPRARDLGIPFEGNTGKYNAITDVAGVEVGYSTIIEGESARTGVTIIHPRGKANHDPVFAAWFPFNGNGEMTGAAWVEEGGFLEGPIGITNTHSVGIVRDTIIEWQAENNALFQKWSCPVVAETADGWLNDMNGFFVKPHHAREALRKAESGPLEEGNVGGGTGMMSYEFKGGSGTSSRKLPERFGGWMVGAFAQSNFGVRYQLTIAGVPVGRYLTEHSAWTNGENPYKQEQGSLIVVIATDAPVLPHQLKRIAKRVSLGMARTGSLGGNGSGDIFLAFSTANPNAALAGKSGVVDLKALDNERLNPLLHATVFATEEAIINSMVAAEDMTGHLGFSVKALPHEELKKVFLPYMKDFYRKAR, from the coding sequence ATGAAAAAACCACGCGCGCGAGATTTGGGGATTCCATTTGAGGGGAACACAGGAAAGTACAACGCGATTACCGATGTGGCGGGCGTCGAAGTCGGTTATTCAACGATCATCGAAGGCGAGTCGGCGCGGACAGGGGTCACCATTATCCACCCTCGCGGAAAAGCAAATCATGACCCGGTGTTTGCGGCGTGGTTTCCTTTTAATGGCAACGGCGAAATGACCGGTGCGGCATGGGTGGAGGAAGGCGGCTTTCTCGAAGGTCCCATCGGCATCACGAACACGCACTCGGTGGGAATTGTGCGCGATACGATCATCGAATGGCAGGCGGAGAACAATGCCCTGTTTCAGAAATGGTCGTGCCCGGTGGTGGCAGAGACCGCCGATGGCTGGCTCAACGATATGAACGGATTCTTCGTCAAACCGCATCACGCGCGAGAAGCGCTGAGGAAAGCCGAATCAGGTCCACTCGAGGAGGGAAACGTGGGCGGCGGGACGGGCATGATGAGTTACGAGTTCAAAGGCGGGAGCGGGACCTCCTCCAGAAAACTTCCTGAACGATTCGGCGGGTGGATGGTCGGCGCGTTCGCGCAATCCAATTTTGGAGTCCGCTATCAGTTGACGATCGCGGGCGTGCCTGTGGGGCGATATCTCACCGAACATAGCGCATGGACGAACGGCGAGAACCCATATAAACAAGAACAGGGTTCGTTGATCGTGGTAATCGCTACTGACGCGCCTGTGTTGCCGCATCAACTCAAGCGGATCGCGAAGCGCGTATCGTTGGGCATGGCGCGGACGGGGTCGTTGGGCGGCAACGGCTCGGGCGATATCTTTCTCGCGTTCTCAACGGCGAATCCCAACGCCGCGCTGGCGGGTAAAAGCGGAGTGGTTGATCTGAAAGCGCTCGACAACGAACGGCTCAATCCGCTGTTGCACGCGACAGTGTTTGCGACGGAAGAAGCCATTATCAACTCGATGGTCGCGGCAGAAGATATGACCGGGCATCTTGGGTTTTCTGTGAAGGCATTGCCGCACGAAGAATTGAAAAAAGTTTTTCTACCGTACATGAAAGATTTTTACCGCAAAGCACGCTAA
- a CDS encoding peptidylprolyl isomerase: MSIDSVQDGVVVSMDYTLHVDGELLDSSDGQGPLQFLVGYGNIIPGLEDEMMGMKIGDSKKVVVQPVDGYGEFDESAFMDVPRDQFPKDMKFEEGSELTVRDNEDNVRMARVDRIDGDMVTLNFNHPLAGDVLHFYVKIVKLREPNEEELAHGHVHEEGHHHH; this comes from the coding sequence ATGAGCATTGATTCGGTACAGGATGGCGTGGTGGTGTCGATGGATTACACCCTGCATGTGGATGGCGAGTTGTTGGATAGCTCGGATGGACAAGGCCCGTTGCAGTTCTTGGTCGGGTATGGGAACATCATCCCCGGGCTCGAAGATGAAATGATGGGGATGAAGATCGGCGACAGCAAAAAAGTGGTCGTTCAGCCGGTGGATGGGTACGGCGAATTCGATGAGAGCGCGTTCATGGATGTGCCGCGCGATCAATTCCCCAAAGACATGAAATTCGAGGAGGGGTCAGAGTTAACAGTGCGCGATAACGAAGACAATGTCCGCATGGCGCGTGTTGACCGCATCGATGGCGATATGGTGACGCTAAATTTCAATCACCCCCTGGCGGGAGATGTATTGCACTTTTACGTGAAAATTGTCAAGTTGCGCGAGCCGAACGAAGAGGAACTGGCGCATGGGCACGTCCACGAAGAGGGGCATCATCATCACTGA
- a CDS encoding MFS transporter, translating to MLNSVKKTYNGFPSLFWVVVFTSFIDSIGSTLLFPFFALYITEKFGVGMTQAGILIGMSSLAGIIGSTIGGALTDRFGRRRLILFGLIFSAVSSLSFGLANNINLLYFLVILVGLLSRVAAPAQDAMMADILPENKRQEGFGITRVVFNFSWIIGTALGGLLAEKSFFALFVTDAVLSSLVALILYFKLPETQPAHHKEAKKNESLKKTFADYRIVLRDAGYISFTVAGILSLLVYQQQYSSLPVYLRDTHGIAPKIYGAMLSITGLEVVLLQFWVSRKIRKFTPFLTMTAGVLFFMAGFTMIGLIRSVPLFLAAVIIITIGEMIVFPTNRVIATGFAPEDMRGRYMAIYDLGWTLPATIGPAAAGLILDHYNPHLLWYLGGALCALSAFWYYLLHLKLGAEPRFQPSNDE from the coding sequence ATGCTCAACAGCGTCAAAAAGACATATAACGGGTTTCCCTCTCTTTTTTGGGTCGTTGTCTTTACTTCGTTCATTGATTCCATCGGCAGTACGCTACTCTTCCCCTTCTTCGCGCTCTACATTACAGAAAAATTCGGCGTCGGCATGACCCAAGCGGGGATCCTCATCGGCATGTCGTCACTCGCGGGAATTATCGGCTCCACCATCGGCGGCGCCCTGACAGACCGCTTCGGCCGCCGCAGATTGATCCTCTTCGGCTTGATCTTCAGCGCGGTGAGCAGTCTCTCTTTTGGGTTGGCAAACAACATCAACCTGCTCTACTTCCTTGTCATCCTTGTCGGCTTGCTCTCCCGCGTCGCCGCGCCCGCCCAAGACGCGATGATGGCAGATATCCTGCCGGAAAATAAACGCCAGGAAGGGTTCGGGATCACGCGCGTCGTCTTCAATTTTTCGTGGATCATCGGCACCGCGCTCGGCGGGTTGCTTGCTGAAAAATCCTTTTTTGCCCTCTTCGTTACCGACGCGGTCCTCAGTAGTCTCGTCGCGCTCATCCTATATTTCAAACTGCCCGAAACCCAGCCCGCGCATCACAAAGAAGCAAAGAAAAACGAATCGTTGAAAAAAACCTTCGCCGATTATCGGATCGTCCTGCGCGATGCGGGCTATATCTCGTTCACGGTGGCGGGCATCCTTTCCCTGCTGGTGTACCAACAGCAATATAGCTCCCTGCCCGTCTATTTGCGCGACACGCACGGGATCGCCCCGAAAATTTACGGCGCCATGTTATCCATCACCGGGCTTGAAGTGGTACTACTTCAGTTTTGGGTTAGCCGAAAAATACGAAAATTCACACCCTTTCTCACCATGACCGCCGGCGTGCTCTTCTTCATGGCAGGCTTCACGATGATTGGGCTCATCCGTTCCGTTCCGCTGTTTCTCGCCGCTGTAATCATCATCACCATCGGCGAAATGATCGTCTTCCCCACCAACCGGGTAATCGCCACCGGCTTCGCCCCCGAAGATATGCGCGGACGGTACATGGCAATCTATGATCTCGGTTGGACCCTGCCAGCCACCATCGGGCCCGCCGCGGCAGGTTTGATCCTCGATCACTACAACCCGCACTTACTTTGGTATCTCGGCGGGGCGCTCTGCGCGCTTTCCGCATTTTGGTATTACCTTCTTCATTTGAAATTGGGGGCTGAGCCTCGCTTCCAACCATCCAACGACGAGTAA
- a CDS encoding glycosyltransferase family 4 protein gives MKIGFVIYGSLETVSGGYLYDRKLVEYLRAQGDQVEIISLPWRNYASHLTDNFPFRLPPNLDILIQDELNHPSLIAANAGKHPYPIVSLVHHLRCSELRPAWQNWLYRIVEKKYLQSVDGFIFNSKTTERVVSRLLDNSKPSVVAYPPTDRFGDGISEKEIIERAKSDELRILFLGNVIYRKGLHILLEAVKGRRSKVGVDVVGGLTAEPKYAEEMKKFVMVNGLSSIVTFHGTLDNEPLIEKLKQAHVLVVPSSYEGFGIVYLEGMCFGLPAIGSTAGAAGEIIAHGENGYLIEPNDAETLANHLSELARNRELLARLSLHAVKRHRSQPRWEEMGKIVREFLYRMAGVSSPRSAQRG, from the coding sequence ATGAAGATCGGATTTGTTATTTACGGCTCCTTAGAAACAGTCAGCGGCGGGTATTTGTATGACCGCAAGCTGGTGGAATATCTTCGAGCGCAAGGGGATCAAGTTGAGATCATTTCCCTGCCCTGGCGGAATTACGCGTCACATTTGACGGATAATTTTCCATTTCGACTTCCGCCCAACCTGGATATTCTGATTCAAGATGAACTCAACCACCCATCGTTGATCGCGGCGAACGCAGGGAAACATCCCTACCCCATCGTTTCTCTTGTCCACCACTTGCGATGCTCTGAGTTGAGACCCGCATGGCAGAATTGGCTTTATCGGATCGTTGAAAAGAAATACCTGCAAAGCGTAGACGGGTTTATTTTCAATTCAAAGACCACAGAAAGAGTAGTTAGTCGATTATTAGATAATAGTAAACCATCGGTCGTTGCGTATCCGCCGACGGACAGGTTTGGGGATGGGATTTCGGAAAAAGAAATTATCGAACGCGCGAAAAGTGACGAGTTACGAATTCTGTTTCTTGGGAATGTGATTTATCGAAAGGGACTTCATATTTTGCTCGAAGCAGTCAAAGGTCGAAGGTCGAAGGTCGGGGTGGACGTGGTTGGAGGACTAACCGCTGAACCAAAATATGCCGAGGAAATGAAAAAGTTTGTCATGGTCAACGGTCTATCGTCCATTGTCACATTTCACGGCACATTAGATAACGAACCCCTCATCGAAAAGCTCAAGCAGGCGCATGTGCTGGTCGTGCCTTCGAGTTACGAGGGATTTGGGATCGTCTATCTCGAGGGGATGTGCTTCGGTCTGCCCGCGATCGGGTCAACGGCTGGCGCGGCGGGAGAGATCATCGCGCATGGCGAGAATGGATATTTGATCGAGCCGAATGATGCGGAAACGCTGGCAAATCACTTGAGCGAATTGGCGAGAAATAGAGAATTATTGGCGAGATTGTCATTGCATGCGGTGAAAAGGCACAGGTCACAGCCAAGATGGGAGGAGATGGGAAAGATTGTTAGAGAATTTCTATATCGGATGGCTGGTGTTTCGTCCCCGCGCTCCGCTCAGCGTGGGTGA
- a CDS encoding 6-carboxytetrahydropterin synthase, translating into MYTLGVKRNFIARHFLIGGDWGPENFPNSHHYVLELQLEGKELDQHGYLVDIVDVEKHLDEVIGQYKEQMLNDCPAFDGLNPSIEHFARILAMSLSERITAKSISAVKVVLWENESAWAAYRVER; encoded by the coding sequence ATGTACACCCTGGGAGTAAAACGAAATTTCATCGCAAGGCATTTTCTCATCGGTGGAGATTGGGGACCCGAGAATTTCCCGAACTCGCATCATTACGTTCTTGAACTGCAACTTGAAGGGAAGGAATTAGATCAGCACGGCTATCTCGTTGACATTGTGGATGTTGAGAAACACCTTGACGAAGTCATTGGTCAATACAAGGAACAGATGTTGAATGATTGTCCCGCCTTTGATGGACTGAACCCATCCATCGAGCATTTCGCGCGGATATTGGCAATGTCGTTGAGTGAACGCATCACAGCAAAAAGCATCTCCGCGGTGAAGGTTGTGTTGTGGGAGAACGAGTCCGCGTGGGCGGCGTATCGAGTGGAACGCTAG
- a CDS encoding 2-phosphosulfolactate phosphatase, whose translation MKFHYTNLDTCHEATGVVVVIDVIRAFTNAAFVFHRGAKEIYPVSGVEEALQLKAQIPNSLACGEVGGLPLEGFDFGNSPTQTNALDLSGKIIVQRTGAGTQGIARSVKASKIVAASFVVARQTAMYLQKLSPDSVTFVVTGQTYDGGEEDLACAEYLEALLRGHTPDPTPFLERVRNSNDAKIFNNPLRPEFPEIDLVHCTSLDKFDFAMPVIKENGHHIMRAVKS comes from the coding sequence ATGAAATTTCACTACACCAACCTGGATACCTGCCACGAAGCGACGGGAGTCGTTGTGGTCATTGACGTGATCCGCGCGTTCACAAATGCGGCCTTCGTGTTTCATCGCGGCGCAAAAGAGATCTATCCCGTCAGCGGCGTGGAGGAGGCGTTACAGCTCAAGGCGCAGATCCCCAATTCACTCGCGTGCGGCGAAGTGGGCGGACTCCCGCTTGAGGGGTTCGACTTCGGCAACTCCCCCACTCAAACGAACGCGCTTGATTTAAGCGGAAAAATTATTGTCCAACGCACGGGCGCTGGGACGCAGGGAATCGCTCGCAGTGTGAAAGCCAGCAAAATAGTTGCCGCAAGTTTCGTTGTCGCGCGCCAGACCGCGATGTATTTGCAAAAACTTTCGCCTGATTCAGTCACCTTTGTGGTCACAGGTCAAACATACGATGGCGGTGAAGAAGACCTGGCGTGCGCGGAATATCTGGAGGCGTTGTTGAGGGGTCATACGCCTGACCCAACTCCATTTCTGGAACGCGTGCGAAACTCGAACGATGCAAAAATATTTAATAACCCTCTACGACCCGAATTCCCAGAGATCGACCTTGTCCATTGCACCAGTTTGGATAAGTTCGATTTTGCCATGCCTGTCATCAAAGAGAACGGACATCACATCATGCGTGCGGTGAAGTCTTGA